In one window of Comamonas testosteroni DNA:
- the rsmG gene encoding 16S rRNA (guanine(527)-N(7))-methyltransferase RsmG: MSQVLRTQLEQGVQALKLELAPAQIDLLMSFMDLLQKWNKVYNLTSVRDPQEMLTHHLLDSLAAVPALLRHVNQLPVQQGKRLPLLDVGSGGGLPGVVFAICCPQIDVNCVDTVGKKAAFIQQVAASLRLPNLRGIHDRVENLKTRYPVISCRAFASLVDFTTWSRKALAEGGIWFAMKGKHPDEEIAALPADVNVFHVEPLAVPGLDAERCVIWLKLAS; this comes from the coding sequence ATGAGCCAGGTTTTGCGTACCCAGCTGGAGCAGGGCGTTCAGGCACTGAAGCTGGAACTGGCCCCGGCCCAGATCGATCTGCTGATGTCCTTCATGGATCTGCTGCAGAAATGGAACAAGGTCTACAACCTGACGTCGGTGCGTGATCCCCAGGAGATGCTGACGCATCACCTGCTCGACAGCCTGGCCGCCGTGCCCGCCTTGCTGCGGCATGTGAACCAACTGCCGGTGCAACAGGGCAAGCGCCTGCCGCTGCTGGACGTGGGCTCCGGCGGTGGTTTGCCCGGTGTGGTGTTTGCCATCTGCTGCCCGCAGATCGATGTGAACTGCGTGGATACCGTGGGCAAGAAGGCCGCTTTCATCCAGCAGGTGGCGGCATCCTTGCGCCTGCCCAATCTGCGCGGCATTCATGACCGGGTGGAAAACCTCAAGACCCGCTATCCGGTCATCAGCTGCCGTGCCTTTGCATCTTTGGTGGACTTCACCACCTGGTCGCGCAAGGCTCTGGCCGAGGGCGGCATCTGGTTTGCCATGAAGGGCAAGCACCCCGATGAGGAAATTGCTGCGCTGCCTGCCGATGTGAATGTGTTTCACGTGGAACCATTGGCCGTGCCCGGCCTGGATGCCGAGCGCTGCGTGATCTGGTTGAAGCTGGCTTCTTGA
- a CDS encoding LysE family translocator: protein MFGISDYGAFAAAVTVFLLIPGPGNLALITSTGKGGWRAGLACCLGVMAADQVLMWLAVAGVAAVLAAYPAAFHAVQWVGAAYLAWLGYKLLTTRPGDAPAIEIQPRQYFRQGALITLMNPKAIVFYMAFFPMFVDPARHQGAITFGVMAATVAAITFIYSFIVVTLTTVLAERLRANPAVVKWLEKTAGVFLIGFGLKLAAN, encoded by the coding sequence ATGTTTGGCATCTCTGATTACGGCGCTTTTGCAGCTGCCGTTACTGTTTTCTTGCTGATCCCTGGACCAGGCAATCTGGCCTTGATTACCTCCACGGGCAAGGGCGGATGGAGAGCGGGCCTTGCATGCTGCCTGGGGGTGATGGCTGCCGACCAGGTACTGATGTGGCTGGCCGTGGCGGGTGTGGCGGCGGTGCTGGCCGCCTACCCGGCGGCCTTCCATGCCGTGCAATGGGTGGGGGCGGCCTATCTGGCCTGGCTGGGCTACAAGCTGCTCACGACCAGGCCCGGCGATGCGCCGGCCATTGAAATCCAGCCGCGCCAGTATTTCCGCCAGGGTGCTTTGATCACCCTGATGAACCCCAAGGCCATTGTGTTCTACATGGCGTTCTTTCCCATGTTCGTGGACCCGGCCCGGCATCAGGGCGCCATCACCTTTGGCGTGATGGCTGCCACGGTGGCGGCAATTACCTTTATCTACAGCTTCATCGTGGTGACGCTGACCACGGTGCTGGCCGAGCGCTTGCGTGCCAATCCGGCCGTGGTGAAGTGGCTGGAAAAAACAGCCGGTGTGTTTCTGATCGGTTTTGGCCTCAAGCTGGCCGCCAACTAA
- a CDS encoding ParA family protein, producing the protein MAKIFCVANQKGGVGKTTTTVNLAAGLAKVGQRVLLIDLDPQGNATMGSGVDKRALELTVYDVLLENASVKEVAQKSEQVGYDVLGANRELSGAEIELVSLERRNERLKTALQAVAADYDFVLIDCPPSLSMLTLNGLCSAHGVIVPMQCEYFALEGLTDLVNTIKQVHANMNPELQIIGLLRVMFDPRTTLQQQVSDQLKEHFGDKVFDTVIPRNVRLAEAPSYGLPGVVFDASAKGSKAFVEFAEEMVRRIKKM; encoded by the coding sequence ATGGCCAAAATTTTCTGCGTTGCCAATCAAAAGGGTGGAGTGGGCAAGACCACGACCACGGTCAATCTTGCCGCCGGTCTGGCCAAGGTCGGCCAGCGTGTGTTGCTGATCGACCTGGACCCCCAGGGCAATGCCACCATGGGCTCCGGCGTGGACAAGCGTGCGCTGGAGTTGACCGTCTACGACGTGCTGCTGGAAAACGCCAGCGTCAAGGAAGTGGCCCAGAAGTCCGAGCAGGTCGGCTATGACGTGCTGGGTGCCAACCGCGAGCTGTCGGGTGCCGAGATCGAGCTGGTTTCGCTGGAGCGCCGCAACGAGCGTCTCAAGACCGCTCTGCAGGCCGTGGCCGCCGACTACGACTTTGTGCTGATCGACTGCCCGCCTTCGCTGTCCATGCTGACCTTGAACGGTCTGTGCTCGGCGCATGGCGTGATCGTGCCCATGCAGTGCGAGTACTTTGCACTGGAAGGCCTGACCGATCTGGTCAACACCATCAAGCAGGTGCATGCCAATATGAATCCCGAGCTGCAGATCATCGGTCTGCTGCGCGTGATGTTCGATCCGCGCACCACGCTGCAGCAGCAGGTCAGTGACCAGCTCAAGGAGCATTTCGGCGACAAGGTGTTCGATACCGTGATTCCGCGCAATGTGCGCCTGGCCGAAGCCCCCAGCTACGGCCTGCCGGGCGTGGTGTTCGACGCCTCGGCCAAGGGCAGCAAGGCCTTTGTCGAGTTCGCCGAAGAGATGGTGCGCCGCATCAAGAAAATGTGA
- a CDS encoding RBBP9/YdeN family alpha/beta hydrolase — MTSEALNPQHVWLLPGWQNSDPGHWQSLWQERYGYQRLEQHSWQHPLRGDWSIRLQETVLDAPAPVTLVAHSLGCVLVAWWAAHSQVARSKVRGALLVAPGDTEQESLRGVLPGWSPVLLQTLPFPSILVGSENDPNCSVVRAQAMAEGWGSRFVNAGAAGHINTASGLGLWEAGHELLLSL, encoded by the coding sequence ATGACCTCTGAAGCACTGAACCCGCAGCATGTCTGGCTGCTGCCCGGCTGGCAGAACTCCGACCCCGGCCACTGGCAAAGTCTGTGGCAGGAGCGGTACGGCTACCAGCGACTGGAGCAGCACAGCTGGCAGCATCCGCTGCGTGGTGACTGGAGCATCCGCCTGCAGGAAACCGTGCTTGACGCTCCGGCTCCCGTCACCCTGGTGGCGCACAGCCTGGGCTGCGTGCTGGTGGCCTGGTGGGCGGCGCATTCTCAAGTAGCCAGGAGCAAGGTGCGCGGTGCGTTGCTGGTGGCGCCGGGCGACACCGAGCAGGAGAGTCTGCGCGGCGTCTTGCCGGGCTGGTCGCCCGTGCTGCTGCAAACGCTGCCCTTCCCGTCGATACTGGTGGGCAGCGAAAACGACCCGAACTGCTCTGTAGTACGCGCCCAGGCCATGGCTGAGGGCTGGGGCAGCCGCTTCGTGAATGCGGGTGCCGCAGGCCATATCAACACGGCCAGCGGACTGGGACTGTGGGAAGCCGGGCATGAGCTGTTGCTCTCCCTTTAA
- a CDS encoding ParB/RepB/Spo0J family partition protein — protein MVTKKPKGLGRGLEALLGPKVSEAEQAAASGSQVNLPSTLALNVMVAGQYQPRTRMDEGALYELAESIKAQGIMQPILVRQLSRGDNAGKYEIIAGERRFRAAHIAGLSEVPVLVREVPDEAAAAMALIENIQREDLNPLEEAQGLARLVKEFGLTHEQTAQAVGRSRSAATNLLRLLNLAEPVQTMLMAGDIDMGHARALLTLDRATQITAGNQIAAKKMSVREAESLVKKIGAEFNLTRQKAKKDGKSRDVKRIEEELSDLLTADVEVRIKKTVRRHGKQQEMGEIAIQFGSLDELNGLIEKLRGEA, from the coding sequence ATGGTGACTAAGAAACCCAAGGGCCTGGGACGTGGTCTGGAAGCCCTGCTGGGCCCCAAGGTCAGTGAAGCAGAGCAGGCCGCTGCGAGCGGGTCTCAGGTCAATCTGCCGAGCACGCTGGCACTCAATGTGATGGTGGCCGGCCAGTACCAGCCGCGCACCCGCATGGACGAAGGCGCCTTGTACGAGTTGGCCGAGAGCATCAAGGCCCAGGGCATCATGCAGCCGATCCTGGTGCGCCAGCTCTCCAGGGGCGACAACGCCGGCAAGTACGAAATCATTGCCGGCGAGCGGCGCTTCCGTGCCGCGCATATCGCGGGTCTGTCCGAGGTGCCGGTGCTGGTGCGCGAGGTGCCCGACGAGGCGGCGGCGGCCATGGCGCTGATCGAGAACATTCAGCGCGAAGATCTGAACCCGCTGGAAGAGGCGCAGGGTCTGGCCCGCCTGGTCAAGGAGTTCGGCCTGACCCACGAGCAGACCGCGCAGGCCGTGGGCCGCTCGCGCAGCGCTGCCACCAATTTGCTGCGCCTGCTGAATCTGGCCGAGCCCGTGCAGACCATGCTGATGGCCGGCGATATCGACATGGGCCATGCGCGGGCGCTGCTGACGCTGGACCGGGCCACCCAGATCACGGCAGGCAACCAGATCGCGGCCAAGAAGATGTCGGTGCGCGAGGCCGAGTCGCTGGTCAAGAAGATCGGTGCCGAGTTCAATCTGACGCGCCAGAAGGCCAAGAAAGATGGCAAGTCGCGCGACGTGAAACGCATTGAGGAAGAGCTGTCCGACCTGCTCACGGCCGATGTCGAGGTGCGCATCAAGAAGACCGTGCGCCGCCATGGCAAGCAGCAGGAAATGGGCGAGATCGCCATCCAGTTCGGCTCGCTGGACGAGCTCAACGGCCTCATCGAAAAGCTGCGTGGTGAAGCCTGA